A portion of the Tamandua tetradactyla isolate mTamTet1 chromosome 16, mTamTet1.pri, whole genome shotgun sequence genome contains these proteins:
- the BEAN1 gene encoding protein BEAN1 has translation MHYTCSPAEDWPPPSDLSSDGDVDTMVLRELYPDSPPGYEECVGPGATQLYIPTDAPPPYSLTTSCPTLDGTCDVGSGHGPGGHQQAQRPRGHGGLRTVSMDTLPPYEAVCGAGPPTDLLPLPGPGPGPKSLQGSPTPKRAPASGPERSV, from the exons ATGCACTACACCTGCAGCCCGGCCGAGGACTGGCCCCCGCCCTCGGACCTCAGCTCTGATGGGGACGTGGATACCATGGTGCTCCGAGAGCTGTACCCGGATTCTCCACCCGG CTACGAGGAGTGTGTGGGGCCGGGGGCCACCCAGCTGTACATCCCCACGGACGCGCCGCCGCCCTACTCGCTGACCACCTCCTGCCCCACGCTGGACGGCACCTGCGACGTGGGCAGCGGCCACGGCCCGGGCGGGCACCAGCAGGCGCAGAGGCCCCGGGGCCACGGCGGCCTCCGCACCGTTTCCATGGACACCCTGCCCCCTTACGAGGCCGTGTGTGGGGCCGGCCCCCCGACTGACCTGCTGCCACTGCCGGGACCCGGGCCGGGGCCAAAGAGCCTGCAGGGCTCCCCCACCCCGAAACGGGCCCCGGCCTCGGGCCCAGAGAGGAGCGTGTGA